Part of the Xenopus laevis strain J_2021 chromosome 2S, Xenopus_laevis_v10.1, whole genome shotgun sequence genome is shown below.
AGTCACATTACATCTACTTGTAGATCCTTCTCGAATGGAGCAAATCCTTCTGGAATCCCTACTGAGATTCCAGAAGTCGCATCCATATCATTGTGATGCAATGTAATCTGGAAGTCTATACTGATGGAAGTAATACAAATCCCTTCAAAACAATAATAGATGAATCTGAATAGGATGATATAACAATTCCATCTATTAGAACCACTCAGTGTTGAGTTATTTATCACCAATTATAATTTACCTGCTTTTGTTTTGATTCCCAAATGGAGTTGATCCTCTCAGGAACTGGGGGGTTAAAACCACCCTGCTTAGTTCCTGGGAGTCGCATCCACATTTTACCTATATTTTAGTCCAATTTTGAGGGTTTTAttggtgaaaatgtaatatgggTCATATCAGGAAACTATAGATatgtctaaataaaataaagtaaaatctatTGCACAAGAAGATTAGCAGGAGATGCAGCTGTAGATACTGCTGATGAAATGGACCAGAGAAGCAGTTGCAGAGGGTGTTATACTTGCTACTAAACGTAATAATGAAGATATGGGGTGTGACATTGGTACCTCGACTTCTCGTAGAAGTCATCTTTTTGCAGCATGGCCGTTGCCTgcagagtcagatgaagaagatTTTGAGGAGAAGCAACTTAGTGCAGCCTTTGAAATTTCTCTAGTGGAGCCTTTAATTGAAGCTGTAAGAACCTAGTTAGAACTCCCACAAAAGGTGGAACAACAGGTATCCTCTTCAAATCTGTTTTACGTTTCTAAAGAAAGAAATATCTACTTTCCCTGTAGATGAGATGATTGAAGAAATTATTCTAAAAGAGTGGGAGAAGACAGATGCTTCCTATTTTGCCAAGGGTACAAAAGCTATATCCTTTTGCAATGGAAGAAGAAATGATTTGGGAGAAAACTCCTAAAGGTGAATGCGGCAGTGTCCAGACTTTCCAGAAAGACTACTAACGGTTGAAGATGTAATGTCTTTTCTGATCCCGATGGATAAAGAAATCTTATCTGGTGTTGGGACCTACATCAGTGTCTAGAGCAAGGCAGATGTGGCTGCAGAACATAGAGGTGACTTTAAAAGAAGGAGTCAACAGGAGAGACATTATTGAAGCTTTAGCGGAACTGAAGTTGGCTACAGATTTTGTAACATAGGCTTCGGTGGACATGGTTAGGTCATCATCTAGAGCTATGGCCCTATCGGTTGCTGCAAGAAAAGCCTGATGGAATGCAGATAAAGCTTCTAAGATGAATTTGTGCAACTTACCTTTTGAAGGCCAAATGCTTTTTGGAGCAAAATTAGAAGATATAATTAAAAGAGTGTGATAGGTGGCAAGAGCAAGTTCTTGCCTCAGAAAAATAAGGTTTCAAAGCCAATGGAGTTTTGGTCAGACAGATCTTCCTTTtggaacaaaacagaaaaatttcAGGTCCAGACAGTCTACTCAGTGGAGAGGAGGTCAATATTTCCTCTTCAAAGCCCAGAGAGGTAAAGGAACATGGGCCAAGCCAGAAAAGAGATTCTGAATCATTGACAGTCCATGCTTTAGAAATACCCAGAAGATTGACATATTTTGTAGAAGTGTGGATAAAGTCAATAAGCGATCAGTGGGTATTGAAAACATTATGGCAAGGTTATTATCTGGAATTCAGAGAATCATTGGTGTTATCAAAGGTTCCCAGTGCAACACATCAGAGAGAAGTGATGATAACATTTGTGCAACAATTGTTAAAGGATGAAGCCATTTTTCCAGTCCCACAAAAGTTTCAGGGACAAGGAATTTACTCGATTCTGTTCATGTTAAGGAAAAAGACAGGAGACTTTTGTCCAGTCTTGGATTTAAggctgatatatatatttctacaaaaAAGAGATTCAGGATGGaatccatttttttcaataataaaagaGATTCAGACAGGGGATTGGCTTCTGTCATTAGATTTAAAAGTTGCATACTTCCATGTCCCGATTGCGACCAAATATTCCTAAAATTTGCTCTAATCCAAGATCTACATTATCAGTTTTCTTGCCTTTCATTCGGGCTGGCAAAATCATCTTGAGTGTTCTTAAAAATTCTGCAATTGCATATAGCAAAGATCAGGAGAAGAGGAATTCAGATATTCCATTATCTGGACGACATTTTGATGAAGTTGCAAGACCGAGGTTTTGACTCGGCAAAGAGATAGTCATCAAGATCATGGCTGGGTTTTAAATCAGGAGAAAAGTCAGCCGATACCTTCCCAAGATTTGATATATTTAGTGGCAGGTTTCTAACAGCACAAGGCTTAGTGACGCTAACAGACgagaagaaataaaagaaataaatggtAGTGAATCTGATGCAGAAACCCTGGAGCTCAGCTTGGGAAGTGAGCAGTGTACTCCAAACTTAGACATTTCCAATATTAAAATGGGCATGGTGGCAGGTCAGGCCCCTACAGAACATGTTTCTGAGTCAATGGGATGCAGGGGTTCAAGACTGGAATCAGAAGATCTTAATGCAAGCTCAAACCAAAGAGAAGTTGAGTAGTGGCTGATGGAAGACAATTTGTCAAGGGGATATTCTTTAGAAGCATCCAAATGGAAAGTGTTGAAAACAGACTCCAGTCGTATGGGTGGGGAGTACAAGTAGAAGATCAATATCATCAAGATTTTTGGGAGAAGGAGGAACAGGTACTGCCAGCCAATGTATTGGTACTGAGGGCAGTGTGGAGAGCGATTCAAAAGTGTTGTCAGATGTTGAGAGGAACAGCACTGTTAGTCAAGATTGACAATATGGCAGCAGTCTCTTACATAAGGAAACAAGGGGGGACTCACAGCCAGAGTCTCATGAAGGAGCTAAACCCAATCATGACTTGGGCGGAGACAAATCTACAGGACATTTCAGCTATCCACCTCcaagaaaaacaaattttctaAACCGTACAATGATAAACAGGTAGGAATTGAACCCAGAAGTATTTGCACAGATTGTACAGAAGTGGGGCCTTCCGGATGTGGATCTGATGGCCATGAAGAACAATCGGAaggtagaaatatttttttcccgaTTCACCTGCAATCAGACAGCAGCAGTGGATGCCCTTCAACAGAATTGGAGTGTGCGTCCTCCAACACCTCTAATTCCTCACATGTTGAGGAAGATCAGAACAAAAAGGGCAGATGTAATTGCAATTATTCCAGATTGACCAAGGAGAAGTTAGTACCCGATGCTCAATCCATGGTGATAAAGAGACTGAGTGCTGCCTCAGAGGGTAGATCTGTTGAGTCAGGGTCCTGTCAAACACACCCAATCCGCAGATCTTAAGCCTCACAGCTTGGAGGTTGAAAGGGAAAAAGGGCCTTTCTAAACCAGTAATCAATACGATGCTGTCTGCTAGAAAGATTTCTACAAACAGAACTTATGATAGAATCTGGAGTATCTTTTCAGAATGGTGCAATGAAAAGCAAATAACTAAGGAGCATGTAGATATTAATCAGCTTCTAAATTGTTTACAGGCGGGGTTTGATAAAGGACTAAGctttagggtaatgtcacactgagcgttttggggagatttagtcacctggcgactaatcgtctcgtttttgcggcgaccaatctccccgaactccttccctcactctgcgctggctaaaatgaaaagtcgtctgaagtttccttgtgaggcagcttcgggcgtcttcggaaaatgaatcgagtgtaatttttcattttagccagcgcagagtgagggaaggcgttcggggagattggtcgccacaaagacgaggcgattagtcgccaggcgactaaatctccctgaagcactcagtgtgaccttaccctaaaaacCCTGAAACTACAGGTGTCTGCTATTTCAGCTTTCACAGGGGTACAGTGATCAAAGAATAAGaacatttgaaaatgtatggCTGAGTTTTACATTTTAGGCCTCCAGTAAAGACACTATCAGCATTGTGGCATCTGCCATTGGTAATACAGGCTCTTACAGAGAAACCTTTCAAACCCATAAAAGAAATATCACATCAAAAGTGATCTGAGGTGAGAGGAAGTTATATAGAGTAATTAGTTAAATTAATTTCTGTCCTATCAGAAAGTGAGGGCAGGGAAATACCCATAGGTGTGAATGCCGCCCATAGTAACCAGAAAACGAAAATTACCGTAAGTATGAaaaattttctgttttgttgGAGATCCAAGCCATGTaatcaataaaggctttttaagtatACCTCTACTGATGGTGCTGTGACGTCTATTGGAATTGTATGATCGGGCTGAAGTGAACAACTCTATACATGCGCCTGCAATTAATCCTTTGCATCAAAAGCTTGGTAAGtgctgaccaattgcaattttttatatGGCTACAAAACAGACAATATAGATAATTGGCTTTGTTAAGACACTGTTgggggaatgaaataaaagttggtaacagaaaaaatattttcaatgcaAAAATTTATGTCtttgtgtgaataaattttcctttgtgcaaatttaatatagcttttgccaacccagaaactgtttagcgaccacttctgacagtggaagtaAGTTTGTGacttttatagtttgcgccaatgcgcagtgaatgtaataaaagttcttcctgaaagttatgtttgctccaaaagattaacaacaacttcaagcacttcttaaaggagaaggaaaccccctaggtgcaaaaatccctcctcccccctggcctacctatCCCCCCGGGCAActgcccctaacattttatattatgtagagagtgatgctctaatacaatttgcaattgttttttttttttttaggaatttcaACCTACGaaaagcctctgatgaagtcgtTAAGCGACAAAATGCGTTAGGCACAGCAAACTGACATCACAACTAAGCGCCCAGGAAGGAGCAAGTGGAGAAGCGTGTGAAGGAAACGCTGGTCGAAACCTGAACCACAAATCACTAAAGATCCAAGAAACTGGAGACGATATAGAGAAAGATGTTTTGCCTGTTTTAATCCacttaaatgtgagtgtaaccaattggtttttattattgaaaaataaagaagtttttacactatCTGCGCTTTCTAAACTTCCCCTAGCAAGAAGGATCAACAAAAAGTTTTGCATTCTACAAGCTCTgatatgcacaaaataatttgaacgtttgtaagtacccacttTAAACAAACGCACGTGGTGGAGTGTAAAGAGTTAATTGCACTATAGGTTGAGCAAAACCATATGGTGTTGTGGACTATAACGCTCTAACTAAATACTACactattattttttctcttttccttcatATTATTCCCCTGAGCTTTGATTAGCACTGACCTATTTGAACTTTGGATTGCTGCTGTTTTACTCGAGGAGAAACTAGGACTGTTGGGTCGGAAAATAAGGGGatatttcagaaactttggtcacacgaaaaatatttttattttttggtttgtagtatgcctgtaatgaaacccagagttCTGCtccgcagggacaaagataagaaatgtatcaactaaatgtatcaatttagaacatttcacagggtcggcgaccccccctcccagaggtgcttcagaaggtaaaaaatgacactttacacttatatattagaaaaacggtcacacttgggggccgattcactaacttcgagtgaaggattcgaagtaaaaaaacttcgaatttcaaagttttttttgggctacttcgaccatcgaatgggctacttcgacctcgaatcgaaggattcgaagtaaaaatcggtcgactattcgaccattcgatagtcgaagtactgtctctttaaaaaaaacttcgaccccctagtaccgaagtcaatgttagcctatggggaaggtccacataggcttggctaactttttttgatcgaaggatattccttcgatcgttggatttaaatccttcgaaacgttggatttaaatccttcgaatcgttggatttaaatccttcgaatcgttggatttagatccttcgaatcgttgcatttaaatccttcgaatcgttgcatttaaatccttcgaatcgttgcatttaaatccttcgaatcgttgcatttaaatccttcgaatcgttgcatttaaatccttcgaatcgttgcatttaaatcctttgaatcgttgcatttaaatcctttgaatcgttgcatttaaatccttccaatcgttcgattcgaaggatttaatcattcgatcgaaggaataatccttcgatcgtactatctgcgctaaatccttcgccttcgatattcgaaggattttagtgtcctagtcgaatatcgagggttaattaaccctcgatattcgacccatagtgaatcggctccATAGacaatagaaagtcattgggaaaAGTTGTTagttctggtgatctatctgaaaacaactagttgtttgaaggtgaacctcccATTTAAGTGCCATGTTTTTCTAAACCCTTGCTTGTTACTTAATGCTTCTTTTTTATAACAGCAACTGATTGAAAAGCTCTTTCAAATACTATAAATGTGTTGCTATATGCATTTTCCTCTATCGTTGATCTACTTGAAACAGGCTTTAGCCCAATTCTATCTTGTTATCCCAGGGCAGCCAGCAGAGAACGATACAACCCTCTGGGAGGACTGTGGGCTCTACAGCAGCAATTGCCTTGAGACATTTTGTGAAGTTGTGCGTTGCTTGGCGGTTGAACTCGATTTGCAGTTGTAACGTTGTCACACAGGACAAGTGTTCTAGAATGTGCCTTTGCTTCTATTCCGCTTCCGGCAAGAAGCAACACAATGTAACAGATTTTACACGGAATTTCTACATTGCTGTCATCTGGTGGCAAGAATTCGGGCTGCCTGGACGCCTACCGTTGCGCCTTCAGCCGGCACTCCCAAGATTGTCCATTCAAAACTGAAGCCACCAATCGTATAGCGATGCCGGTTCACATTAGCCAATGAGCGCTGCTACCGCCTCGACCGCGGATATATTAGAGCCTCTCTGGGCGGGAGCTGCCAGTTGCCTTGTTGGCGGAGACCCGTAGCGCGTCTACAGTCAACGGAGCCAGAGCGGGTGGCTGGAAGAGGACGGATCTTTATCTGCTCTTTTAATAACTGCTATCAGGCCGCACAAATTAAATCAcaaaatggtgagttctaacgcGTGACGCAGGGCGCATTCAAATGATCTGCGCGGGAGCCATAGACCGTGACACTAACTTGAAGTCAGTTTAAGTTAATACTAGTACTTCATTGTTAAGTCGGTGACTTTCATCTTATTCACTAGACTAAAGCGTTCGACAGCGTTTAGAATACTTCAAATGTAACTGTTTATCCCTCCTCTTTAACTTCTGAATTCGAAGAGTTGGGAGAACCGCGTTTCTGATTGGGTGCCGTGTGCTTCCGCCGATGACTATCATAGATTAGGGGAATGTTCTTCGATGTGACCGGTACTATTGCCGCTTGGAAGTTCTGATTTCTTTTTCTGCTCACGTGTGCGTCAGAGGCCTATGGCTGTCTGGGTGGGGCGGAAGGAGCAAGTCTTGGCTGGGTGATCAACGTCACTTGTGTAAAAGATCGGGGAGGGGGATTACTCGGTTCCGCCCATTGAACAGGATGAGCCGGTTTCCAGCGCGCTTGCCTGCAGAGATGTTCCCTCAAGGGGGCGCTCTACACAAAAGGGTTGTAATGGGCCACGTGATAAACCGGTCTGTGCGCATTATtacgtttttgtttttatatatataaccaacCACTAATGAGACTCGTGCTTCAAAATAACTTTTAGGCTTGTGAACGCGCCATTGTTTCGCCATTGGCAAAATCGTTCTATCCAATTTAGGAGGTGTGTTTAGTACGTTCTGTTAATGCTGAATGACCTTGTTTTAAGGCATATAGCACATTCAATTGTCTGTGAATTCATCCTTCGACTAGTTCCCTGTTCAAGTAAAGAATAAAGCAAGTCTAGGGCAAGGCATCAAAATAAGCACTGGAAAAAGCCACGTCAGCCATAAACCCTTTAAAGATGGCTGCAGGACACTCCCAGCAGATGAAAATGGCTTCACAGTGACCTCTGCAGTTGATCTGTCAGACTAGTCGCTTAAACAAGACGGCTAGAAATAATTTAGTAACAATACAGAGGCTCCCCTTCTTAGTTGGGGTTACTGTGACTATACTGTACTTCTAATCCTGTAAATGGAAGGTGTCATAAACAGGTGTTTGGCATTTCCCTGCTGAATGAAGTACACCGACAGAGCGtagttgtgtgtgttttatttcttttaaaagcaTCCTCTCTGTTTTTATGGATTCTTTCTCCTGCAACAGTGTAGCAAAAGCCAGATTATGTAGTAGTGGATCATAGGCATGTTTAGGCTTTCACTGGTCAAAAAAGCCCACCTATACTAGTCCACAGGCTTGCCTCGTAAATGCTTTGACATTGGAAATGTGTTGTTGTTTGGCAATGTGGAATGAGCATTTTTCAATGATCATGTGAATATAGTTGCAGCCAGGGTCAGCGCATTTACAAGGTTACAATTGTGGGCTTTTTGCCACTGGAGTGACAGTGCTTTGTGTGCTGTTACCTAATCTGCTGTCTTGTAGAGGTAAAACAATTTGCTCAGGCCAACTTGGCCCAGAATGTGGGTAGAGAAATGGGACATCATCCAATTGTTTGGTGATCTTTTTAGATGAACAGATCTTCCCATGTGTGCCCAGTTTACTTTATTCCattctgaaaattaatttttgatATCTTGATTTTGAAAGTAGCAAAGGGAAAAGTCCATCTAGGGAAAGGTAAAGGCTTTTCAATACTTGCAGAATGCTAAATTTTCTATCTCCTTTCAGCCTACAAAAATGTTAGGTATGTTTTATGAAAACAGGCTTAACAGGCCCTGCTCTCTTGACCTTTTGAAGTGAGCATGTTCAATGTGTTCCACTCAAAAAGGCTCATGCACAGTATAATTCTATTGTTAAATCAGGTGTGCACGTCAAAAGGCAGGCCTGCTTgtaaatggggggaaaaaaagacaaatattgaCAGACAGGGTAATTGAAGAGAGCTTACAAAGGTTCATATGAACCTGGAAACTGGCAGGCCAGAGCTGCACTTATAAAATGGTGGTGGCCACGAGGGAGTGTATTTGAGGATATAAAATGGTGGGTATGGACTAAAGGACACTTACCTTTGTGCCAAAACTGCTGTAGTAACAATATTCAGTGTCCTTtagtacatattttattattaacatgtatttatatagcgccaacatattgcgtagcactgtgctACAGCAGTTTGGCACAAAGGTTATAGTTATtaacaaaacatatatatttttatttaaggtgGTATCTTAGGGTGATTGTGGCCACCTAAATCTAGAACATTTGTAGAGGGGTCCATATTTGTTCTGTAAAGTTcatgtaatatgtatatttaatgagaggctgatttttttttttttttttttaacatgtgattTCCTTTGGCATTATGGTGATCAGTAATTTTTTGTCTTCCCAGCGTGAGTGTATATCTGTCCATGTTGGCCAGGCTGGAGTTCAGATCGGTAATGCATGCTGGGAGCTTTACTGCCTAGAACATGGGATCCAACCAGATGGTCAGATGCCTAGTGATAAAACAATTGGAGGTGGAGATGATTCCTTCAATACTTTCTTTAGTGAGACTGGAGCAGGCAAACATGTACCGAGAGCAGTATTTGTAGACCTGGAATCTGCAGTCATAGGTATGCGTTCACCTCTTCTTTGTATGTCCTGTCATTTCTAAATACTTTGTACAAGAAAATGGGAAGCTGTTGTGGAACCTTGCTTGAGAGAGCTTTCTTTCCTATTTCACTTTGCTGCCCTTGTTTAAGGGGCACgtattacataaaaaaacattactcCACTGAAGAAAATCACCCTACTTTAGTGGTCTGCCCCTGACAATGGGAGGAAGCTTGTGTGCAGAAGAAGTGGGTAAGAATAAGTCCAAAATTATGTCTTATTCTTTGTGTGCTGGCCTCAACATTGAACTACAATGCCGTTTTATTTTGCTAATAAACACTAGTTTTGCAATAATAAACCGGAGGCATCAATGTGCATTCTGTATTTGCTAGATTCTACTTTCCTACCCACAAAGGATTGAGGGCTTTATCATGaactaataatttatttatttttaaaataatacacatgTGTAAACTTGTAATGTAATTAAGACCAGTAAATTAATGCGATTTCCACTGCTTATGCATAGACATGTTCTCTTCTAGATGAGGTTCGTAATGGGACATATAGGCAGCTCTTTCACCCTGAGCAGCTTATAACTGGTAAGGAGGATGCTGCCAATAATTATGCACGTGGGCACTACACTGTAGGAAAAGAGATCATTGACCTGGTACTGGAAAGAGTTCGGAAACTGGTAAGTTGATGTAGTATTTATTATAAAGTTGGTTTGTAGGGTTACCGTGTATGATGGGCTTGTCTTAGTCCTGAAAATAAAGAACCCAGAATCCTGCTATGTGCCTAAGGACTTCTACCTACATAGTTTAGCAGGAGGAGACTTACCTGTAACCAACCTTGTGAACTCCTGTTTGCTTGAATGGAAAACTGATGTAAAGTGTCTGTAATGGCACTATCTGGCATTTCCATTCAGGGGAATAAGATGGCTCAAGAGGTTTCAGCTGAAACTGAAATAAGCTGGCTGAGAAGACTCCTATTAAAGAACTGCTCTTGGTGATATATTACATTGCATTATTTGGGTGCTTCACTGCCTGGAGTAATTGCTCTCAATGGTAGTTGCCTAAACTGCTAGTTTCCTTGTAGGGTTTGGCTAACTGTTGCATTTCTCAGTGATTGTTGCCTGACCAGAGATTGCAGATCCAGATGGCCTTGTTTGGTTGCACACAGGTGTTTTCTTAATCAGTGttttaagagccaaaattccCCAATCTGATATTTTGCATTTAGAGTGCTGAAAGATCTGGCGTCTGGTGCTTGTCCATGtgcctggaggggggggggggggcatgatgTCATAAGGATGATggcagaaggggagatttgtcacccacaattAAATCTGTGCTGCCACTGAGAGAATTTCTCCAGAAAATGCTTACCCACTGGCAATAAAGTCAGTCCCTGGTATGTCACCTTACAAGGCCATTTTTCTTAAGAGGCCATTTTTTGCATTCAAAGCAGTGCGGATGTTCAgcaacagtttattgccaatgggAGGGCATTTTTGGGAGACTTTGCCCGCAGTAGCCAGGTGTAACTGGGGGCAACCAATTTCTCCTTAATGGTAGCTTACCATTACAATAACTCGGTCTAATGTAGACCGTGATATTATGAGACCATTTGTAAATGgtctttccttttatttatatggccttttctaaagaaaaaaaaaatgtttttgttctttttcaggCTGACCAATGCACAGGTCTTCAAGGCTTTCTGATTTTCCACAGCTTTGGAGGAGGAACAGGATCTGGATTTACATCCTTGCTTATGGAGAGGCTATCTGTGGATTATGGCAAGAAGTCCAAGCTGGAATTTGCCATCTATCCAGCCCCTCAAGTGTCAACAGCTGTAGTTGAGCCCTATAATTCGATTCTTACCACACACACTACACTGGAGCACTCTGACTGTGCATTTATGGTGGATAATGAGGCAATTTATGACATATGTAGGCGGAATCTGGACATTGAGCGTCCATCCTACACCAATTTGAACCGTCTTATTGGCCAGATAGTCTCTTCTATCACAGCCTCCTTACGCTTTGATGGGGCCCTCAATGTGGACTTAACAGAATTCCAGACCAATTTGGTTCCATATCCACGTATACACTTCCCTCTTGTAACTTACTCTCCCATAATTTCCGCTGAGAAGGCGTACCATGAGCAGCTCTCTGTGTCTGAAATCACAAATGCCTGTTTTGAGCCATCTAACCAGATGGTAAAATGTGACCCTCGACATGGCAAGTACATGGCCTGCTGCATGTTATACCGTGGAGATGTTGTTCCAAAGGATGTGAATGCTGCAATTGCAGCAATCAAGACCAAACGTACTATACAGTTTGTGGACTGGTGCCCAACAGGTTTTAAGGTAAGCCTAAAAGACATCCCTAGTAAATCTGAGTGCCTAACCCTatgattgctttaaaaaaaaaaaaaaattgctttttgccACCTGGATGCATGAACCACCCATGGTTTAGTAGCAGGCCTTGAATATCCAAGATAAATTCCTtaagattttattttgaaatttaatGTGTGCTTATGTAGTTTAGCAATCCTGCATTAAACTTAAAGCGCAGTTGGCATATTGAATAACCTTTTGAATGCTTTCTTTCATAGGTGGGAATAAATTACCAG
Proteins encoded:
- the tuba5.S gene encoding tubulin alpha 5 S homeolog; translation: MRECISVHVGQAGVQIGNACWELYCLEHGIQPDGQMPSDKTIGGGDDSFNTFFSETGAGKHVPRAVFVDLESAVIDEVRNGTYRQLFHPEQLITGKEDAANNYARGHYTVGKEIIDLVLERVRKLADQCTGLQGFLIFHSFGGGTGSGFTSLLMERLSVDYGKKSKLEFAIYPAPQVSTAVVEPYNSILTTHTTLEHSDCAFMVDNEAIYDICRRNLDIERPSYTNLNRLIGQIVSSITASLRFDGALNVDLTEFQTNLVPYPRIHFPLVTYSPIISAEKAYHEQLSVSEITNACFEPSNQMVKCDPRHGKYMACCMLYRGDVVPKDVNAAIAAIKTKRTIQFVDWCPTGFKVGINYQPPTVVPNGDLAKVQRAVCMLSNTTAIAEAWARLDHKFDLMYAKRAFVHWYVGEGMEEGEFSEAREDLAALEKDYEEVGTDSTEGDDDEGEEY